The window CAGAGATGTCGTAGCGCCAGCCGGCGAGGATGTCGCCGACCACGGTGTCAGTGCAATGCAGACCCATCCTTGAATCTTCCCGCTCTCGGCCAGAGAGTCGTGAGCCGTCTAGAACCGGACGGGCTCGAGGGGCGTATCCTGTTGCGCCAGGAGCACGCGATTCGAGGTCAGCAGGCTGCGTCGCGGTTCCAGCGCGCTCTCCGCTGCACCGCGCGCGATCTCCGGGTGATTGTTCTGCTCGGAGAGATGCGCGAGGATCACAGTGGACGCACTTCCATCATAGCTGCTGCTGAAGAATTCCGCGAGCGCCGCATTGGAGAGGTGGCCAACACGGCTCATCACGCGCTGCTTCACCGACCACGGATACGGCCCGCCCCGCAACATCTCCAGATCGTGATTGCTCTCGATCATTAGTACGTCGGAGCCGCGCAAATGTTCCTTCACATTCGCCGGCATGTAGCCCAGGTCGGTGATGACCGAGACTTTCACGCCTTCCACGCGGAAGGTGAAGGCCACCGGGTCGGCGGCGTCGTGCGGGATGGTGAACGGCGTCACCTGGATGTCGCCGATCTGGAAACTGCGCCCGGAAGCGAACAACTCCAGTTGGCCGAGGTTGGTCTGCCGCCTGCGCTCTTCCTTGTTGTGGAAGCTGCGGCTCCACTCGTC is drawn from Acidobacteriota bacterium and contains these coding sequences:
- a CDS encoding MBL fold metallo-hydrolase; translation: MAVTITVLASGSRGNATLVASSRTRILVDAGISCKETFKRLRAAGEEPERLDAILISHEHSDHVCGLPVLARKLKLPVYMTGPCNDEWSRSFHNKEERRRQTNLGQLELFASGRSFQIGDIQVTPFTIPHDAADPVAFTFRVEGVKVSVITDLGYMPANVKEHLRGSDVLMIESNHDLEMLRGGPYPWSVKQRVMSRVGHLSNAALAEFFSSSYDGSASTVILAHLSEQNNHPEIARGAAESALEPRRSLLTSNRVLLAQQDTPLEPVRF